From Xylocopilactobacillus apis, a single genomic window includes:
- the fni gene encoding type 2 isopentenyl-diphosphate Delta-isomerase, producing MSDALQRKNEHLSLFEKYYDPNQKNDFDEIRLVPTLIPELNLSEVDPTIDILGSHFLHSFFINAMTGGSSRAKEINSQLATIANKYHLAMAVGSQKIGIIDQNTKDSFSVVREKNPDGFIIANLSANQKIEHVKEAIKMIDANAIQLHLNSIQELVNSEGDRDFHLLNNIENIVNSIEQPVIIKSVGFGINPNDVKRLSDIGVKVFDVSGTGGTNFIKIENQQNKTHHLDYLEELGLSTVESLLAAKKYAVNLIGSGGVRNPLDIIKAHVLGAKLVGISGTFLHPLIKRDPDSLETMITEWIEMIPKIMLMIGTKNLEELKQAPYIPSSKIANSVNFLDKNF from the coding sequence TTGAGTGACGCACTACAAAGAAAGAATGAACATTTAAGTCTTTTCGAAAAATACTATGACCCAAATCAAAAAAACGACTTTGATGAAATTCGCCTAGTTCCCACCCTGATACCAGAATTAAATTTATCAGAGGTGGATCCAACAATTGATATTTTAGGTTCTCACTTTTTACATTCCTTTTTTATTAATGCAATGACTGGTGGATCTTCTAGAGCCAAAGAAATCAATTCTCAACTAGCGACCATTGCTAATAAATATCATTTAGCAATGGCAGTTGGTTCCCAAAAAATTGGCATCATCGATCAAAACACAAAAGATAGTTTTTCTGTAGTTAGAGAAAAAAATCCCGATGGTTTTATTATTGCTAATCTAAGCGCAAATCAAAAAATTGAGCATGTTAAAGAAGCGATTAAAATGATTGATGCAAACGCAATCCAGTTGCATCTGAACTCAATTCAAGAATTAGTTAATTCTGAGGGTGATCGAGATTTTCATTTACTTAACAACATCGAAAATATTGTAAATTCAATTGAACAGCCTGTAATTATTAAATCCGTCGGATTCGGGATTAATCCTAATGATGTAAAACGGTTATCAGACATTGGAGTAAAAGTTTTCGATGTCTCAGGAACTGGCGGGACTAATTTTATTAAAATTGAAAATCAGCAAAATAAAACTCACCATCTTGATTATCTTGAAGAGTTAGGACTTAGTACCGTTGAATCATTACTTGCTGCCAAAAAATATGCGGTAAATTTAATTGGAAGCGGCGGAGTTCGAAACCCGCTTGATATTATCAAAGCTCATGTTTTAGGTGCTAAATTAGTTGGAATCAGCGGCACATTTTTACATCCATTAATTAAAAGAGATCCTGATAGTTTAGAGACGATGATCACTGAATGGATTGAAATGATTCCAAAAATCATGTTAATGATTGGGACCAAAAATCTTGAAGAATTGAAACAAGCTCCTTACATTCCCTCTTCAAAAATCGCTAATTCCGTAAATTTTTTGGATAAAAATTTTTAA
- a CDS encoding mevalonate kinase family protein codes for MIKIKVPGKLFISGEYAAVSPLYHSLIVPVNRYLSVQIKFFQNEFSIIKSGQKELKVNFIKLQTELEVSDYWLPIFKSLKTVRSFLLDKKINLNNFSLIIESDLEDLTYGKIGLGSSGAITVATIKAILALYKVEINATETYHLALKAQIDQFQESSFGDIAIASFQKPIYYQKPKNLDSPLKIQTFSWPSNLKLFIGFTGEPYKTSMGVNKFNNLPAKVKTDFSQKVDELTNLLYRNLINDQPGVTNVFQNIANLYWNFDLRYNLGIFSPPLKKLVLSANKLKIPAKQSGAGGGDCGIAIACEQKKESLYNNWEHENIIPLNLEVVN; via the coding sequence TTGATTAAAATTAAAGTACCGGGAAAACTTTTTATTTCGGGTGAGTATGCCGCTGTTTCTCCTCTCTACCATTCTTTAATTGTCCCGGTAAATCGTTATTTATCAGTCCAAATTAAATTTTTTCAAAATGAATTTTCAATAATTAAAAGCGGTCAAAAAGAACTTAAAGTTAATTTTATTAAATTACAAACTGAATTAGAAGTAAGTGATTATTGGCTCCCCATTTTTAAGTCTCTTAAGACGGTTCGTTCTTTCTTGCTTGATAAAAAAATAAATTTAAACAATTTTTCTTTAATTATCGAAAGTGATCTTGAAGATCTTACCTATGGAAAAATCGGTCTTGGATCTTCTGGAGCAATCACCGTCGCAACAATTAAAGCGATCCTTGCTTTATATAAAGTAGAAATTAACGCAACAGAGACTTATCATTTAGCTTTAAAGGCACAGATTGATCAATTTCAAGAAAGTTCGTTTGGTGATATAGCGATTGCTTCTTTTCAAAAACCCATTTATTATCAAAAGCCTAAAAATTTAGATTCTCCACTAAAAATACAAACTTTTTCTTGGCCGAGTAATCTCAAATTATTTATTGGGTTCACCGGCGAGCCTTATAAAACTTCAATGGGAGTAAACAAATTTAATAACCTGCCTGCCAAAGTAAAAACTGATTTCAGTCAAAAAGTAGATGAGTTAACAAATCTTTTATATCGCAATTTAATTAATGACCAGCCAGGGGTTACAAATGTCTTTCAAAATATTGCAAATTTGTATTGGAATTTTGACCTTCGATACAATCTTGGTATATTTTCCCCTCCTTTAAAAAAACTAGTATTATCTGCTAATAAATTAAAAATACCAGCCAAACAATCTGGAGCAGGTGGCGGTGACTGCGGGATTGCAATTGCTTGTGAACAAAAAAAAGAGTCCCTTTATAACAATTGGGAGCATGAAAATATTATTCCATTAAACTTGGAGGTGGTTAATTGA
- the mvaD gene encoding diphosphomevalonate decarboxylase: MAKSTAHPNIALIKYWGKEDPTLNLPASPSLSLTLSGLKTSTSVRLDPKLKQDVFILNGKKIESPKISTFMNKVRELAECQTFSVIETRNNFPTSAGHASSASGFAALSVACSQEYKLNLNHDQLSRLARIGSGSATRSIDEGLVAWQCGTDKTSFGTSIVSSDQIPLVVLSFTNDKSPKKISSTKAMEIVKKTSPYYDSWIKRSTADFRDALELVKNSDWQNLLALGEANSLGMHAATIAAKPSIIYFSPDSLKLMDQVRKIRAEKKLPIYFSLDAGPNVKVFTLKDKLAAVEKEFKDWDYTLSFPGEGAKLID, translated from the coding sequence ATGGCAAAATCAACTGCTCATCCAAATATTGCTCTGATTAAATATTGGGGCAAAGAAGATCCAACTCTTAATTTACCCGCCTCACCCAGCCTTTCTCTAACCTTAAGCGGCCTTAAAACATCTACCTCAGTTAGGCTTGATCCAAAACTGAAGCAGGATGTTTTTATTTTGAATGGGAAAAAAATTGAGAGCCCTAAGATTTCTACTTTTATGAATAAAGTTAGAGAGCTTGCTGAATGTCAAACATTTTCAGTAATTGAAACTCGTAACAATTTTCCAACTTCAGCCGGTCATGCATCATCTGCCAGCGGGTTTGCTGCCTTAAGTGTCGCATGCAGTCAAGAATATAAATTAAACTTAAATCATGACCAACTTTCTCGTTTAGCTAGAATTGGTTCAGGATCTGCAACTCGTTCAATAGACGAAGGTTTAGTTGCATGGCAGTGTGGGACTGACAAAACATCATTTGGAACTTCAATTGTGAGTTCAGATCAAATCCCCCTAGTCGTTCTTTCATTTACCAATGATAAAAGTCCCAAAAAAATTTCAAGTACTAAGGCAATGGAAATTGTAAAAAAAACGTCTCCTTATTATGACTCGTGGATTAAACGGTCAACAGCTGACTTTAGAGATGCTTTAGAACTCGTTAAAAATAGTGATTGGCAGAATTTATTAGCTCTAGGAGAAGCTAATTCACTAGGGATGCACGCAGCAACCATTGCTGCTAAACCTTCTATTATTTATTTTTCACCTGATTCCCTTAAATTAATGGATCAAGTGAGGAAAATTAGAGCGGAAAAAAAATTACCGATTTATTTTTCGCTAGATGCGGGACCAAATGTTAAAGTTTTTACTCTTAAAGATAAATTGGCAGCCGTAGAAAAAGAATTCAAAGATTGGGATTACACTTTAAGTTTCCCAGGAGAAGGGGCTAAGTTAATTGATTAA
- the mvk gene encoding mevalonate kinase — translation MNRGDPKIKTLTKTPASSVASGKLILNGEHAVVFNRPALAIPINTLQTKVYISNNFQKGIYLKSKFFFGNLENCKNILPSLYALIKDFLIYIEETGSNFQVNIESSIPEASGLGSSAAVAWSLAKALDNYFQTNLSFIELYHLANVSEKIVHTNPSGLDLITSGSDTPIIFQKNKKPVKFQINRNLEGYLVIATTPKNGITKNAVKKVSENAKMHPALYTEYFNSIEGITYRAIDHLQNGNLEKFGLDLSENQQILSKMQLSTAKIDDLIKLAHKNGSLGAKITGSGLGGSIFALMKDYESAVKLERIFCQEKANFTHIISLNEYCN, via the coding sequence ATAAATCGGGGGGATCCGAAAATAAAAACTTTAACCAAAACGCCTGCAAGCTCTGTTGCATCCGGTAAATTAATTCTTAATGGCGAACATGCAGTTGTATTTAATCGACCTGCGCTTGCAATTCCAATTAATACTCTACAAACTAAAGTTTATATCTCTAATAATTTCCAAAAAGGAATTTACCTTAAAAGTAAATTTTTCTTTGGAAATTTAGAGAACTGCAAAAATATCCTGCCATCATTATACGCATTAATTAAAGACTTTTTAATCTATATTGAAGAGACAGGTTCGAACTTTCAAGTTAACATTGAAAGTTCGATTCCAGAAGCAAGCGGTCTTGGTTCAAGTGCTGCAGTAGCATGGAGTTTAGCTAAAGCGTTGGATAATTACTTCCAAACTAATTTATCATTTATTGAACTTTATCATCTAGCTAATGTTTCGGAAAAAATTGTTCATACTAACCCCAGCGGTCTTGATTTAATAACTTCCGGCAGTGATACACCGATCATTTTTCAAAAAAATAAAAAACCAGTTAAATTTCAGATTAACAGAAACCTAGAGGGATATTTAGTCATTGCAACTACTCCGAAAAATGGCATTACCAAAAATGCTGTTAAAAAGGTTTCTGAAAACGCCAAAATGCACCCCGCACTGTATACTGAATATTTTAATTCTATTGAAGGAATTACTTATCGTGCAATTGATCATTTACAAAATGGAAATCTTGAAAAATTTGGCCTAGATTTATCTGAAAATCAACAAATTCTTTCAAAAATGCAGCTTAGTACTGCCAAAATTGATGATTTGATCAAATTAGCCCACAAAAATGGAAGTCTGGGAGCAAAAATTACTGGTAGTGGTTTAGGCGGTAGTATTTTTGCTTTAATGAAAGATTATGAATCAGCTGTAAAATTAGAACGGATTTTCTGTCAAGAAAAGGCTAATTTTACCCATATCATTTCTTTAAACGAGTATTGTAATTGA
- a CDS encoding PD-(D/E)XK nuclease family protein: MALKILQGNAKSDFLDIIADKILSLPAKEDTFLIVPNNLKFKTEINILNLLKQKTSDSQSSFFSLPNLKIYSFNRLVWYFLNDSSYFQLPELTTSMKDMILTSILLDHNDELKVYRNFTSDTGFIDLLREQIEIFEKEGISYKDLLELEGENLDLDKNSDLSLIYQNYEKAIDQPFRNEQCDFVYLSQYLATKDLSQTNFIFFNYLQFTKVETDLLMLLIEKAKNVYYVNYHDAVLKYDPTLENLNLLNIKSEQIDCSNNENNQLAAIFDSKLKVTEEQPKIKIYRCLDRYSEVKNLALKIVHLVRNESVRYNDILILGSQINNYEVIFKEIFSEYQIPYFGEFTNSMKNATITFILKKLLDLVNRRISIDDIFDLLKTQMFDVPTEVLIDAENFALKLGISGYDFLFLDLDNEKLKRSFPRDESKLEHFLLAKRLVCDLLVPLISSLKRSKSANEYANILYDFLSEEGIFDKFNQTKNDFYEAGQQLEGDQIEQEINTFTKLLDEITVIFGDREISLNDFSIVLLNGFKTKTYAMVPAVIDAVQISDINKVNLPDYKYVWIINSVDGNLPFVHDRNEYLLSSEEFEDIAKQTNNNFLLHYIVNFQNETERKMDYLSMSLPKTELYLSYASQDQEFPLLPSSYIRDIHEKFQIPIQDFDDRPENFDFNERLINPSTSLTDLVQIINQSLSDRNSIDANWTSLFMWFKQNQGEDFRKVLQALEISDNHIIEPTVIEKIFENSLLLSITNMETYFRNPYEFFVKYVLKIRERQISEVNPLVSGLVFHEVLDHFFKIIKKENKNLNELSDHDLENITNDVYKEVLNNQHLDFLLNDPINKFNIGILRQTVMSTLRSIKMQGLRSIPLFTEKSFGMSGDDIQPIYTLGQNQLLKINGKIDRLDLFEKNGEQFFNVIDYKSSNRKFDLNDFYSGLNLQLITYLQILKNYYFKEPFQKVGGSFFYQIQDPTIEHESIKTSFDQSWIKNYKYNGPFLNDENYLKIISDDLAANDLNWKDLFPTPKTKKNQNAYTEDEFNTIFDFNEKRFKTLGEMIYSGKFRQKILFKTFEDIQKYRSNAYQAILLFDPEINKDFRIWRSQSPDDLLRQMRGDAK; the protein is encoded by the coding sequence TTGGCTTTAAAAATTTTACAAGGTAATGCAAAATCCGATTTTTTAGATATCATCGCTGATAAGATCTTATCACTTCCTGCAAAAGAAGATACATTTTTGATTGTACCAAATAATTTAAAATTCAAAACCGAAATTAACATTTTGAACCTTTTAAAACAGAAAACAAGTGATTCTCAATCTAGTTTTTTTAGTTTGCCGAACTTAAAAATATATTCTTTCAACCGTTTGGTTTGGTATTTCCTCAATGATTCCTCCTACTTTCAACTGCCAGAGTTAACAACAAGTATGAAAGATATGATTTTAACTTCGATTTTACTAGATCATAACGATGAATTAAAAGTTTATCGGAATTTTACTAGTGATACTGGATTTATTGACCTATTACGGGAACAGATCGAAATATTTGAAAAAGAAGGTATATCTTACAAAGATTTGTTGGAGTTAGAGGGAGAGAATTTAGATTTAGACAAAAATTCTGATTTATCTTTAATTTATCAAAACTACGAAAAAGCGATCGATCAGCCTTTTAGGAATGAACAATGTGATTTTGTTTATCTATCGCAGTATTTAGCCACAAAGGATTTAAGTCAGACCAATTTTATATTTTTTAATTATCTTCAATTTACAAAAGTTGAGACTGATCTTTTGATGCTTTTAATCGAAAAAGCCAAAAATGTCTATTATGTAAACTACCATGATGCGGTTTTAAAATATGATCCGACATTAGAAAATTTAAATTTATTAAATATCAAGTCTGAACAAATTGATTGCAGCAATAATGAGAATAATCAGCTGGCAGCTATTTTTGATTCTAAACTTAAGGTTACTGAGGAACAGCCAAAAATTAAAATTTATCGATGTTTAGATAGATATTCTGAAGTTAAAAATCTGGCACTTAAAATTGTACATTTGGTTCGAAACGAGTCCGTGCGTTATAACGACATTTTAATTTTAGGCAGTCAGATTAATAATTACGAAGTTATTTTTAAAGAAATATTTAGCGAATATCAAATTCCATACTTTGGTGAATTTACCAATTCAATGAAAAACGCAACGATCACTTTTATATTAAAAAAGTTATTGGATTTAGTTAACCGTCGAATTAGTATTGATGATATTTTTGATCTCTTAAAGACTCAAATGTTTGATGTACCAACTGAGGTTTTAATAGATGCAGAAAATTTTGCATTAAAGTTAGGGATCTCTGGTTATGATTTTCTTTTTCTAGATTTAGATAATGAGAAATTAAAACGTTCTTTTCCTAGAGATGAGTCAAAACTCGAGCACTTTTTATTAGCCAAAAGATTGGTTTGCGATCTGTTAGTTCCTTTGATTAGCAGTTTAAAACGGAGTAAAAGTGCTAATGAATATGCAAATATTCTTTATGATTTTCTTAGTGAAGAAGGCATTTTTGATAAATTTAATCAAACAAAAAATGATTTTTACGAAGCAGGCCAGCAGCTTGAAGGGGATCAAATTGAGCAAGAAATCAATACCTTTACTAAATTGCTTGATGAAATAACCGTTATTTTTGGAGATCGAGAAATTTCCTTAAACGATTTTTCGATTGTTTTATTAAATGGTTTTAAGACCAAAACTTATGCTATGGTTCCAGCAGTCATCGATGCTGTTCAGATCTCAGATATCAATAAGGTAAATCTACCGGATTATAAATATGTGTGGATTATTAATTCGGTAGACGGCAACTTACCTTTTGTTCATGATCGAAATGAATATCTTTTATCAAGTGAAGAATTTGAAGATATTGCCAAACAAACTAATAATAATTTTCTTCTGCATTACATCGTCAATTTTCAAAATGAAACAGAACGTAAAATGGATTATTTATCAATGAGTCTGCCAAAAACAGAACTTTATTTGAGCTATGCTTCTCAAGATCAAGAATTTCCGCTTTTACCATCAAGTTATATCAGAGATATTCATGAAAAATTTCAAATTCCCATTCAAGATTTTGATGATCGGCCTGAGAATTTCGATTTTAACGAGAGATTAATCAATCCTTCAACCTCATTAACTGACCTTGTTCAAATTATCAACCAGTCTTTAAGTGACCGTAACTCTATTGATGCAAATTGGACATCACTATTTATGTGGTTTAAACAAAATCAAGGCGAAGATTTTAGAAAAGTTTTACAAGCTCTAGAAATAAGCGATAACCATATTATCGAACCGACAGTAATTGAAAAGATTTTTGAAAATAGTTTGCTTTTATCAATAACTAATATGGAAACTTATTTTCGCAACCCTTACGAATTTTTTGTTAAATATGTTTTAAAAATTAGAGAGCGACAGATTTCAGAAGTAAATCCGCTAGTGAGCGGTTTAGTTTTTCACGAAGTTTTAGATCACTTTTTTAAAATCATAAAAAAAGAAAACAAGAATCTAAATGAATTAAGTGATCATGATCTGGAAAATATTACAAATGATGTTTACAAAGAAGTTCTTAACAATCAGCATTTAGACTTTTTACTTAATGATCCAATTAATAAGTTTAATATCGGAATTCTTAGACAGACGGTGATGTCAACTTTGCGTTCAATAAAAATGCAGGGATTAAGAAGTATTCCGCTTTTTACAGAAAAGTCTTTTGGAATGTCTGGTGATGATATTCAGCCGATTTATACGTTAGGTCAAAATCAACTTTTAAAAATAAACGGCAAGATTGATCGACTAGATTTGTTTGAAAAAAATGGCGAACAATTTTTTAACGTCATTGACTATAAATCTTCTAATCGCAAATTTGATCTTAATGATTTTTATTCCGGGTTAAATCTTCAACTAATTACCTATTTGCAAATTTTAAAAAATTATTATTTTAAAGAACCATTTCAAAAAGTGGGAGGCAGTTTCTTTTATCAAATTCAAGATCCTACGATTGAACATGAAAGTATTAAAACGAGTTTTGATCAGAGTTGGATCAAAAATTATAAGTATAATGGCCCGTTTTTAAATGATGAGAATTATTTAAAGATCATTTCAGATGATTTAGCAGCGAATGATTTAAACTGGAAAGATCTTTTTCCCACACCTAAAACTAAAAAGAATCAAAATGCTTATACAGAAGATGAATTTAACACGATTTTTGATTTCAATGAGAAGAGATTTAAAACGCTAGGTGAAATGATTTATTCTGGGAAGTTTAGACAAAAGATTCTTTTTAAGACTTTTGAAGATATTCAAAAGTATCGCAGTAACGCTTATCAAGCAATTCTATTATTTGATCCTGAAATCAATAAAGATTTTCGGATTTGGAGATCTCAAAGCCCGGATGATTTACTACGTCAAATGAGAGGTGATGCCAAATGA
- the addA gene encoding helicase-exonuclease AddAB subunit AddA: MSKVQFTKAQERAINLHGKDILVYASAGSGKTTVLIQRIITSILNGMSLDSMLIVTFTRAAANEMRDRLRVALTNELSKTNLSFSDEEFLRSQIINLSNADIETIDSFCQKVIRAHFNVVGIDPGFRILTDQSEVEKLKAEPFDDTFGEFLEQKGEDFFNLVKNFTDGKTIQQFQDLVHDLEAYSSSLADQDQWLNSIDHLYTFDGSFSSGTFYQKELKPFVKKRIKTFIRKFKQILDISSSYPELEFYFTEAENGISYFSQVIDRLSELDYEELKSQLFDFSFARAKVVRSSDEGVMEAKKIVQKLRDGLKKSLVDPKNGLAKLFQYSEAEITDLSKLTADRIKLLADFTRSYLKKVELVKRRENSYEFSDLERFAAQILQNSETARIDYQNHFKEILVDEYQDINDLQDSILTMLSGNQHNLFMVGDIKQSIYGFRHANPQLFLQKYQEFQSEKSLDQEVIVIAENYRSVENIDSTVNFFFEQLMDQEVGELDYDENSHLKFGAKYYPAEIDDQVELLIDQNSSDDISQAEQMARIVAERIQKMLKDHHKIYDSNTKKLRDITLGDIAILTRTKAENRVIMNTFEAAGINITSGQNEDFYLNSEIKIITSFLKIIDNPDQDIPLTAILKSPFGDLSDNDLAVIRSQKLDGSFWQAVNHYIEQRNDKISENLQRLVNLIEKSREFANNNELTELIEFLYHDSHFVDYVSLMVGGSFRLHNLRTFLNQVKSFQDNSITSLSEFVRYLDQVEKSSFRPSIPDQAKDNKESVQLITMHASKGLEFPVVFLYRVNRQFNLSDFSGSYVLNEKEGIGLRYIDEQNISYYLPQIEFVKQKEKNKLISEEMRILYVAMTRAKEKLIIVGSDNKFFDDLAQNYDRQSLIIESEEREKANSFLKMFKLSLQGQVIPLDQKNYTAFSKLTDSSVNLKITSIEDIEFNKISEVSQKVNLDDLISNSDDKIEDAINKKFAWKYPFLGSISKSAYQSVSELKTLFQEPDDDVLKMAELPGAKIPAIKSDFEIPEFKGEKKVKASEIGSAMHLLLREISISKIPDLSYLQEEIIILVQQNLIRQQAADKMQLDQIINFFKTDLGKLIIANSDNFEREKSFQAIASPCDLYGSTEFDLNDSVLIHGIIDGFLNLKSEIILIDYKTDHLPRNSKKNLSEILTERYRGQLKVYSDVLFSMYKKPVKKNIVALETGSIIEII; encoded by the coding sequence ATGAGTAAAGTTCAATTTACAAAAGCACAAGAACGGGCAATTAATCTCCACGGAAAAGACATTTTAGTTTATGCTTCGGCTGGTTCTGGAAAAACGACGGTTTTAATTCAAAGGATTATTACAAGCATCTTAAACGGAATGTCGCTTGATTCAATGTTAATTGTTACTTTTACTCGGGCAGCTGCTAATGAAATGCGTGATCGATTACGGGTAGCGTTGACAAATGAATTATCAAAAACAAACTTAAGTTTTTCTGATGAAGAATTTTTGCGAAGCCAGATTATCAACTTATCAAACGCTGATATTGAAACAATTGATTCTTTCTGTCAAAAGGTTATTCGAGCTCACTTTAATGTTGTTGGAATTGATCCCGGATTTAGAATTTTAACTGATCAAAGTGAAGTTGAAAAATTAAAGGCAGAACCATTTGATGATACTTTTGGCGAGTTTTTGGAACAAAAAGGAGAAGACTTTTTCAATCTTGTTAAGAATTTTACTGATGGTAAGACGATTCAGCAATTCCAAGATTTAGTTCATGATCTGGAAGCATATTCTTCTTCTTTGGCAGATCAAGATCAATGGTTAAATTCAATCGATCATCTATATACATTTGATGGGTCTTTTTCCAGCGGCACGTTTTATCAAAAAGAGTTAAAACCTTTTGTTAAAAAAAGAATTAAAACATTTATTAGAAAGTTTAAACAGATTTTAGATATTTCTTCTAGTTATCCAGAATTAGAATTTTATTTTACAGAAGCAGAGAATGGAATTTCTTATTTTTCTCAAGTAATTGATCGTTTGTCTGAACTTGATTATGAAGAATTAAAAAGTCAGCTTTTTGATTTTAGTTTTGCCCGAGCTAAAGTAGTTCGAAGTTCTGATGAAGGAGTGATGGAAGCTAAGAAAATAGTTCAAAAACTTCGTGATGGGTTAAAAAAATCATTGGTTGATCCTAAAAATGGACTAGCGAAGCTATTTCAATATTCGGAAGCAGAAATTACGGATTTGTCGAAGTTAACAGCAGATCGAATCAAGTTACTTGCTGATTTTACTCGTTCTTACCTCAAAAAGGTTGAACTTGTTAAGAGAAGAGAGAATTCTTATGAATTTTCTGATTTAGAAAGATTTGCGGCTCAAATTTTACAAAATAGTGAAACTGCACGCATTGACTACCAGAATCACTTTAAAGAAATTTTGGTTGATGAATATCAGGATATTAATGATTTACAAGATTCAATATTAACGATGTTGAGTGGGAATCAGCATAATTTGTTTATGGTTGGTGACATCAAGCAGTCAATTTATGGTTTTCGTCACGCTAATCCGCAGCTTTTTTTACAAAAATATCAAGAATTTCAAAGTGAGAAGTCATTAGATCAAGAAGTAATAGTAATTGCTGAGAACTATCGTTCAGTTGAGAATATTGATTCAACGGTTAATTTCTTCTTTGAACAATTAATGGATCAAGAGGTCGGGGAACTAGATTATGATGAAAATTCTCATTTAAAGTTTGGAGCAAAATATTATCCGGCTGAAATTGATGATCAGGTAGAATTACTAATTGATCAAAATTCTTCTGATGACATTTCGCAAGCCGAGCAGATGGCACGAATAGTTGCTGAACGAATTCAGAAAATGCTTAAAGATCATCATAAAATATATGATTCTAATACAAAAAAACTCCGTGATATTACTCTAGGAGACATTGCTATATTGACCAGAACTAAAGCAGAAAATCGGGTAATAATGAATACTTTTGAGGCAGCTGGGATTAATATTACCAGTGGTCAAAATGAAGATTTTTATCTAAATTCCGAGATAAAAATTATTACTTCTTTTTTGAAAATTATTGATAATCCTGATCAAGATATTCCTTTGACAGCAATTCTTAAATCCCCGTTTGGTGACTTAAGTGATAACGACTTAGCTGTAATTAGATCACAAAAGCTTGATGGATCATTTTGGCAGGCAGTAAATCATTATATTGAACAAAGAAATGATAAGATCAGCGAAAATTTACAGCGGTTAGTAAATCTGATTGAAAAATCTCGTGAATTTGCTAATAATAATGAATTAACTGAACTTATAGAATTTTTGTATCATGATTCTCATTTTGTTGATTATGTTTCTTTAATGGTTGGGGGTAGTTTTAGACTTCACAATCTAAGAACGTTTCTCAACCAAGTAAAATCATTTCAAGATAATTCAATTACTAGTTTAAGTGAGTTTGTAAGATATTTAGATCAAGTAGAAAAATCGAGTTTTAGACCTAGTATTCCTGATCAAGCCAAAGACAATAAGGAATCAGTTCAATTAATTACAATGCACGCATCCAAGGGATTAGAATTTCCAGTTGTTTTTTTGTATCGGGTTAATCGCCAATTTAATTTAAGTGATTTTTCTGGCAGCTACGTTCTCAATGAAAAAGAAGGAATCGGCCTAAGATATATTGACGAACAAAATATTTCTTATTATTTACCGCAAATTGAATTTGTTAAGCAGAAAGAAAAAAATAAGTTAATCTCTGAAGAAATGCGAATTTTGTACGTTGCTATGACTCGCGCAAAAGAAAAATTAATTATTGTCGGATCAGATAATAAATTTTTCGACGATTTAGCTCAAAATTATGACCGTCAAAGTCTAATTATTGAATCTGAAGAGCGAGAAAAAGCAAATTCTTTTTTAAAAATGTTCAAGTTATCGTTACAAGGTCAAGTAATACCTTTGGATCAAAAAAATTATACGGCTTTTTCTAAACTGACCGATAGTTCTGTTAATTTAAAAATAACGAGCATTGAAGATATTGAATTTAATAAAATTTCAGAGGTCTCTCAAAAAGTTAACTTAGACGATTTGATTTCAAATAGTGATGATAAAATTGAAGATGCAATTAATAAGAAGTTTGCTTGGAAATATCCATTTTTAGGCTCGATTAGTAAATCAGCTTATCAATCGGTTTCTGAATTAAAGACACTTTTTCAAGAGCCGGATGATGATGTTTTAAAAATGGCTGAACTGCCTGGAGCTAAAATTCCGGCTATTAAGTCTGATTTTGAAATTCCAGAATTTAAAGGAGAAAAAAAAGTTAAGGCATCTGAAATTGGAAGTGCCATGCATTTGCTTTTACGGGAAATATCGATTTCAAAGATTCCTGATTTATCATACTTGCAAGAAGAAATTATAATTTTAGTTCAGCAAAATTTAATTAGACAACAAGCTGCAGACAAAATGCAGCTTGATCAAATAATTAATTTTTTTAAAACTGATTTAGGAAAATTAATTATTGCTAATAGTGATAACTTTGAACGAGAAAAATCTTTTCAAGCTATTGCAAGTCCGTGTGATCTTTATGGATCTACAGAATTTGATTTAAATGATTCAGTTTTGATCCATGGAATTATTGATGGATTTTTAAATTTAAAATCGGAAATCATTCTTATAGATTATAAAACTGACCATTTACCAAGAAACAGCAAAAAGAATCTATCTGAAATTTTAACTGAGCGGTACAGAGGACAATTAAAAGTTTATAGTGATGTTTTATTTTCAATGTATAAAAAACCGGTTAAAAAAAATATCGTTGCTCTAGAGACAGGGAGCATTATTGAGATAATATAG